TGCATTGGCTGATGAAACTATATGCCAATGCAGATGCGAATAGCTGGCATTCCGTTTCCATTTACCTTCCTTTTACGTTCTTGATATCAAAACCGTATGTTTTTGATATGGAAACCGTATGTTCTCCAATTGGAAACCGTACGGTTTTGATATGGAAAACATAAAAAGGAGATAGTTAAAAAGGAAATAGAAGGAAAACTGAATGGAAAAGAAACCTATCTCTCAAATAAAACCGGACGAAGCATACAGACATAAAAAAAGGAGTACCGCTGTACTCCAACCTTTGTTAACCTTAAATCTAATACTATGAAAAACACGATGCAAAGATACGGGTTTCTCTGAATATAGCAAGTATATAGACTTAAAATCTTATGTTTTATAACACGTTTTAAGAATCTAACCTTCTTATTAAAAAGGCTTTAACAAAAATGTATCAAAGCCCTAACTTCGAAGAGATTTCAAGCATGCGCTGAATGGGGATGATTGCCTTTTCCGCAATGCCGGGCTCCACCTTCACTTCAGGCCATTCGTATTTCAACGTATTATATAACTTTCCGAGCGTATTCAAGCGCATGAAATTACATTCGTTGCAGGCACAAGTGCTGTCTTCGGGCGGTGCCGGAATGAAATGCTTATCCGGACATTTCTTGCGCATCTCGTAAAGGATGCCACTCTCTGTAGCTACAATGAAATCTTTCTTTTCGCTTCCCATGGCATACTTCAACAATCCGGCGGTAGACGCTACCTTATCCGCCAGTTTAGCCACCGCACCTTTACACTCCGGATGAACCAGCACCGCCGCATCAGGATACTGTTTTTTCAACTCCAGAATCTTTTCTACCGAGAATTTCTCGTGCACATGGCAAGCCCCGTCCCACAAGAGCATATTCCTTCCCGTAATGGCATTAATGTAATTTCCTAAGTTCTTATCGGGACCGAAAATAATCTTTTGATCTTCCGGAAAACTTTCTACGATTTGTTTGGCATTGGTCGATGTAACCACCACATCGGTTAGTGCCTTTACGGCTGCACTGGTATTCACGTACGAAATCACCGTATGTCCGGGATTCGCTTCAATAAATTCCGCAAGCTTATCCGCCGGGCAGCTATCCGCCAACGAACATCCCGCATTCAAGTCGGGTATCAGCACTTTCTTATCCGGACAAAGGATTTTGGCGGTCTCACCCATAAAATGCACACCGCACATTACGATAATGTCCGCATCGGTCTTTGCCGCCCATTGCGCCAATGCCAGACTATCGCCGATAAAATCGGCTATCTCCTGAATCTCGTCCGCCTGGTAGAAATGCCCCAAGATAACGGCATTCTTTTCTTTACACAAGCGTTTGATTTCCGCCTTTAAGTTCACGCCTTCGGGGATTGCTTCATCCACATATCCCTTCTTCAACCATTCCTCTTTTCTCATATTAAAATATATTTCTTTTCTTTTTTCAAAAAAATTTATGATGGTAATAATAGCCCGTTGATAGTGTTCGTAAAAATCGGATAAAATAGTTGCTTTTTAAGTTATAAGTGTCTGATGTATGGCTATTCAAGTTTCATCAACAGGCTTATGGCTTGATTTTATTCTCTTTACGTTTGCTATTCACTAACGGTTGGTAACATGCAAAGTTAAAAACTTTCTCTTGAACTGCTTTGTTTTTTGTGCTAAAAAATATGTTTAAACCGGTGATGAAACTTTCGGGTTCAATATTTGGATAGTTCGTTCGATTGTGCCCATAAGCATTTCTACGAATAAAGCAAGTATAAGTTTTCATTTTCTATGCTTGGTTTTTATACAGGTTTTCCACCGTTTTTAACAGGGTTATGAATATACTTGTTATCTTTGCAAATAAAAAAATACCCATTATATGGCTGAATTGCGGAAGTTAAAAGTTACAGAGATGAACCGCCTGACGGTGGAAGAGTTTAAAGAGGCGAAAAAGATTCCGTTGGTGGTAGTGCTGGATGATGTGCGGAGCCTGCACAATATCGGTGCGGTATTCCGTACATCGGATGCGTTCTTGGTCGACTGCATTTATTTATGCGGCATTACCGCTACTCCTCCTCATCCGGAGATGCACAAAACGGCATTAGGGGCTGAATATACAGTAGACTGGAAGTATTTCCAGCATACGGAAGATGCTGTAAACGAGCTTCGTACAATGGGATATACCTTATTTGCTATTGAGCAGTGCGAAGGAAGTATCCTGTTGGATAAATTGGTTTTGGAACCGGATAAAAAATACGCGGTTGTGTTGGGAAATGAGGTGAAAGGCGTGAAGCAGGAAGTGGTGAATCTATGTGACGGGTGCATAGAAATTCCTCAATTCGGTACCAAACATTCGTTGAATGTATCTGTAACGGCTGGAATTGTTATTTGGGAATTTGCGTGTAAGTTAATATAAATGTTTATTCACAATTGTCCGTTTTCCACCAGTACAACAACCCGTTCGGTTAATTTATCTTCGTCTTCCGGATGATATTCTTTCTTCAGGCTGGCACCGAAGAGTGCGGCAAAAGTCTGGTAGAATCCGGCTTTGAAGGGACCCATAAATGCTTTTACCAATTGAAAGGAAGATTGGTTGCATTCTCTGTTTATCAACTTTATCAACAGCTTGCCTTGTGCGAATGTTAATTTCTTCATGCGAGGCGTGTATTGCTCTTTCAATCCTTTTTCTACCCGCTTGATATGGCGGTTGCGTGCCTCTTCGTCAGGCAAAGTCATTAAGTATTCGTAAGTTTCGATTACCGCCCGGTTCACTTCTTTGGCAATGGGAAGTGTTTTCTTTACGTCTCTTACCAGTTTATTGTAATATCTGCGTTGGCGTTTGTTTTTAAAATGCAATTCAGGATATACATATACGGTTCTTAGCGTTATACAAGGTATAGTGTCTCCTTTGTACACAATAACAGGTACTTTGTACAGCGTTGTGCCATTGGAGGAAGTTTGCGCTTGGGTTTTCAATGCGAAAGCGAAGAGCACGAAAAGCACTATGTATAAACTATTTTTCATCATGCGCAAAAATAGGAATAATTATGATTTGTGATAAACACTACGTAGAGGTTATACGAAAAATTAACGTATTTCCTTTTGTTAATAACTTGTGAATAATATGTTGAAACGCATGTTTGTTTTTTGGATATTAGGATGTTATGTATTAACACCCTTGTTTGCCCAGTCCGATTGGCTGGAATGGAATGAAGACATATCGGCTCCCGAAGACTTGGAAGACTGGAGAGAAAAATACGAGGAGTTAAGCGAAATAGCAGAACATCCTTTTAATATCAATGCCATTACCAAGGAAGAATTGGAGCAGCTTCCTTTCTTGTCCGATAAGCTGATAGAAAACATCTTGTATTATGTTTATAAATACGGACCGTTATTGACCAAGAATGAATTGCTGGGTGTTGAAGGGATGGACTGGCAAACCCGGAAGTTTTTAACAGACTTCATCTATATCGGACCCTCTGAGAATGAACGGGATAAGTTTTCATGGAAAAACCTGTGGAAATACAATAAACAGGAGTTATTAACACGTCTGGACATCCCTTTCAACACCAAGGCGGGCTATGCCGATTATGATGCGGAAACCTTGGCGGAAAGCCCTAACAAGCGTTATTATGGCGACCCGTTCTATCACAATGTGCGCTATCGTTTCCAGTACAATAAGCAAGTGTATGCCGGATTGACCGCCGAAAAAGATGCGGGAGAGCCGTTCTTCAGCCAATATAACCGGAAGGGGTATGATGCTTATTCGGGTTATCTGTTCCTTTCGAATCTGAAGAGACTGAAAGCCTTGGCTATCGGAAACTATAAGGCGAACTTCGGGTATGGACTGGTATTGAATATCGGAAGCTTTACGATGGGAAAAGGAACGATGAACCGGAACCGTTTCGGGCAAGGGTTTACGAAATATACTTCGACCGGAGAAGGAGAATATCTGCAAGGAATAGCCGCTACGTATCAAGTGGCGAAACGCTGGCAAGCGTCTGCCTTCTATTCATTCAGAAAGCAGGACGCACGTGTGGAAAACGAGTTCATAAGGTCGTTGAAAACCGATGGATATCACCGGTTGAAAAAAGATATGGAAAAGAAAAATACCGTATCTAATCATTTGACCGGATGCAACTTAACTTATAATGGAAAATTCACAGAGTTCGGTTTAACTGCTGTGTATAATCATTTCAACAAGGTGTTAAATCCCGATGCACGCGCTTATAATCTTTATTATCCTCGCGGGGATTATTTCTATAATGTAGGAGTGAATTACAAATTCTTTCTTCATCGCTTTACGTTTTCCGGCGAGACGGCTATGGATAAATCGGGAAAGATAGCTACGCTCAATGCAATCAGTTATCAACCGGGTGTGAATACCAATCTCTTAGTTATTCACCGTTATTACGATAAGCGCTACCAGTCGCTTTATGGAAACGCGTTTGGCGAGAATTCGAGGCTTCAAAATGAAACGGGAGCTTATTTAGGATTGGAAACCAGTTTCTTAGACAAGTTCAAGTTGTTGTGTTATGGAGACTTCTTTCATTTCTTCTATCGCAGGTATCAGGTAGACCGTGACCATACTTCGGGATTCGATGGCTTATTCCAGTTAAGTTATTCACCGTTCAATTCACTATCGATGTTAATAAAGTACACGTATAAGAACAAGGCGAAAAACTATACTTCTCCCGATGAAACGAAGTTTGTTTTGCCTTACGTAAGGCAACGTTTGCGTTATCAGTGTTCATCGGTATGCAGTGAGTATCTTTCCCTGAAAGGGGTAGCAGAAGGTGTAATGGCTTCGTATAACGGATGGGAAAAGTCGAAGGGAGGATATGTGAGTGGCACGGTGAAGGGAAATATTCCAAGCATTTCCCTTCAGGCATCGTTAACCGGAACCTGGTTTCACACGCAAGATTACGATTCACGTATTTACGTGTACGAGCCCGGTTTGCTTTATGCTTTCTCCATGAACTCATTTTACGGCAAAGGAACCCGCATGGCAATCAACCTGAAATATACATGGAAGAACCGGTTCATGATTCAAGCCAAGTGGGGCTGGACGCATTACAAGGACCGGAACCGCATCGGTACGGATACCGAGGAGATACAAGGAAGCGATAAGGCGGACTTGCAGGTACAAGTAAGGGTGAAATGGTGAATGTTTTGCTTATAATGCATGTGCCAAACGAAGACGGATTTCCGTTACAGGGCGTTACAAATCGTTACAATTACAATTATTGAAAACGAAAAAGAAGGGAGAATGCTTTCAACAATAAGTTATATTATATATAAATATATATATTTATATATAATATAACTTATACGTGTAACTTTTCTTTTTTGAACCGCTCTTATGAAAGTCCGATTTTAGTAATTGTAATAATTGTAATTGTAACGATTTGTAACGCTTTGCAGTTACGTGCCGTTATCATCTCCGGGTCAGCTATGACATCATTCATTGGAAAATTCAAAAGGCTCTCAAAACATTCTGTTTGCCATGCACGATATGTGATTTAGAATGTGTACATTTGCATCAAAACATAAAATGTAAGATAGCTTATGTCAACTGTAATATACCCCTCTCCTATTTTCGGACCGGTGCATAGCCGCCGGTTGGGAGTTTCGTTAGGAATCAACTTGCTTCCCGCCGACGGGAAGTGCTGTACGTTCGATTGCATCTATTGCGAATGCGGATACAATAAAGACCGCCGTCCCCGCCTCAAGCTTCCTACGCGTGAGGAAGTGCGCCGGGCTTTGGAACAACGTCTGATGGATATGCGGGCGAACGGTCCTGCCCCCGATGTGCTGACCTTTGCGGGAAACGGAGAGCCTACGCTTCATCCGCATTTTAAGGAAATCATCGAAGACACCATTGCCTTGCGCGACCGCTATTTCCCTGACGCGAAGATTAGCGTATTGAGCAATTCCACCCAGATACACCGCCCGGAAGTGTTCGAAGCGTTAAGCCGTGTGGACAATAACATCTTGAAGCTGGACACGGTAGACGAAGCTTATATCGGCAAGGTAGACCGTCCGACAGGACCGTATGACGTAAGCCGCATCATTCAGGGAATGAAAGCTTTCCGTGGCAATCTGATTATCCAGACCATGTTCTTGAAAGGGAAAACCGATGAGGGCGAGGATGTGGACAATACCTCAGATGCTTTTGTGCTTCCCTGGTTGGAGGCGGTAAAAGAAATCGCTCCCCGTCAGGTGATGATTTATACGATAGACCGCGAGACGCCCGATAGCTTCCTGCAAAAAGCCACCCATGAGGAGCTCGACCGTATCGTATCTCTCTTGGAGCAGGCAGGCATCCGGGCAAGTGCTTCGTACTGAAAGGTGCGGCATGCGCATATACTTGCATCCGGGCACGCAACTATATGCGCCGGGCGATGCATATAGCTGCATCCGTCGGGGGAGATATATGCGTTTTCATCCCCGCCTGATTGTGTGGAGAGAGGAAGGCTGCACAGGCATCGGTCGTGAGGGCATAATATCCTTAAAGAAGTTTAACAAAAGCGTGTTTATAACCGATTTATTTGTTATTTTGCACCAAATTAGGGAAAGAAGTGAACAGACTGCACATAGATACATGCCCGCTTTGCGGAAAGAGCCATTTCGAGAAGGTGATGACCTGCACCGACCACTATGCCACAAATGAACCGTTTGACATTTGCAGGTGTGTGGCGTGTGGTTTTCTTTTCACGCAAGACGCGCCCGACGAGAGCGAGATTGGGAGGTATTACGAATCGCCCGATTACATCTCGCATACAGATACGCGACGCGGGCTTGCCAACCGTCTGTACCATTATGTAAGGCAATACATGCTTCGCCGGAAAGCCCGCCTCATCAAGCGGTGTTGCGGCCTGAGCCGGGGACGTTTGCTGGATATCGGTACAGGTACGGGGTATTTCCCTCATTTCATGCAAGAGCGTGGCTGGCGGGTTTCGGCTATCGAGAAAAGTCCGCAGGCAAGGGCTTTCGCGCACGAGCATTTTGACCTGGAGGCGGATGCGCCCGAAGCGTTGGATACATACGAAGCGAAATCATTTGATGTAGTGACGTTATGGCACGTGATGGAACATTTGCAGCATCTCAATGAGACGTGGGAACGGCTTTATTCCATCTTGGACGACCGGGGCATTCTGGTCATAGCCGTACCCAATCCGACTTCGTCCGATGCGCGGCATTATAAGGAGATGTGGGCGGCATACGATGTGCCAAGGCATTTGTGGCATTTCACACCTGCCGTGATGCAGCAGTTCGGAGCCAAGCATGGATTTATCTTGACGGAGCGGCATCCGATGCCGTTCGATGCTTTTTATGTGTCGATGCTTTCGGAGAAATACCGCAAGAGCGGCGTTCCTTTCCTGAAAGGAATGGCGGAAGGGGCGGAAGCAGGGCTGGCTTCTTTGATGAAGAAGGAACGGAGCAGTTCCATGATTTATGTATTTCAGAAAAAAGTGAAGGCATGAGCAGGCGGACGAAAGCATCTTTTGATATGCAATTCATTACATCCAGCATCAGTACCATGTTGGTATTGGTTTTGCTGGGGACGGTTGTTTTTTTCGTGATGGCGGCAAACAACCTTTCGGTGTATGTACGCGAGAACATTGCTTTCTCTATCTTGATAAGCGATGACATGAAAGAGGCGGACATCCTCCGGTATCAGAAGGAGCTGAATCAGGAAGCGTATGTCAAGCAGACTTCGTACATCTCGAAGCAACAGGCTTTGGAAGAGCAGACCGAAGCCATGGGTACCGACCCGGCTGAGTTCTTGGGCTATAATCCGTTTACGGCATCGATTGAGGTAAAGCTGAATGCCGATTACGCCAATTCGGACAGCATTGCATGGATTAAGGACGGGATTCTTTCGCATAAAGGTGTGCTGGAAATAAATTATCCGCAAGACTTGCTGGATGCCGTCAACCGGAATATCCGTAAGGTCAGTGTGGTGCTGCTAGGGCTTGCCGCCTTGTTGACACTGATATCTTTTGCCTTGATAAACAATACGATAAGGCTCACCATTTATTCCAAACGTTTCCTGATACATACCATGAAGCTGGTAGGGGCAAGCTGGTCGTTCATCCGGCGTCCGTTCCTGATGCGTAATGTGTGGGTAGGGATGCTGGCGGGGGCTGCCGCCGATGCGGCATTAATCGGGCTTGCGTATGCTTTGGTAAAATACGAGCCTGATTTGTTGGCGGTTATAACGCCGGGAGTGATGATAGTTGTCATGGTTTCGGTGTTTATATTCGGGGTGGTAATCACTTCCCTTTGTGCGCTGATATCCATTAACCGGTATCTCCGCATGAAAACGAATGAGTTGTATTATAATTAATTTCATAACATTTTATTTATACGGTATGGATAAAAAGAACTTTGCCTTTGATAAGACCAATTTCAAGCTCTTGGCGATAGGAATGGTCGTGATTATCATCGGATTCCTGCTGATGTCGGGTCCCGGTTCGACCGAAACGGCATTCGAGCCTGACATATTCAGCGTACGCCGCATCAAAGTGGCGCCTGCGGTTTGTTTCTTGGGATTTGTCTTTATGATTTACGGAATACTCCACAAGCCGAAAGACCAGGCGGAGGACACTAAAAGCGAAGGGAAGTGATGGAAGGGGATTTGAACGTATTTCAGACCATCATCATTGCGATAGTAGAAGGGCTGACCGAGTTTTTGCCGGTATCTTCTACGGGTCACATGATTATCACCCAGCACGTGTTGGGAGTGGAAAGCACCGAGTTTGTAAAAGCATTTACGTTTATCATCCAGTTTGGAGCCATTCTGTCGGTGGTATGTTTGTATTGGAAACGTTTTTTCCGCCTCAACCATACGCCTGCACCTGAAGGGGCTTCGGCACTTAAACGCTTTCTTCATACCTACGATTTTTACTGGAAGCTGTTTGTCGCTTTTATCCCGGCGGCTGTATTGGGGCTTTTGTTCAGCGATATGATAGACGCTATGCTGGAAAGCGTGATTGTGGTAGCGGTAATGCTGATTATCGGAGGTGTGTTTATGTTGTTTTGCGACAAGCTTTTCGGAAATGGAAGCGAAGAGACAAAGCTGACCGAGAAACGCGCCTTTTATATCGGATTGTTTCAATGTATCTCCATGATACCGGGTGTGTCCCGTTCGATGGCGACTATCGTAGGGGGTATGGCACAGAAGTTGACGCGTAAGGCCGCGGCGGAATTCTCGTTCTTCCTGGCTGTGCCTACGATGTTTGCCGCTACGGTGTACAAGATGTTCAAGTTGTTTATGGAAGGCGGGACAGAGATTATCGTAAGCAATATGGAGGCTTTGATTATCGGGAATGCAGTGGCTTTTGTCGTGGCAATGCTTGCCATTAAGTTTTTTATCAGCTTCGTGACGAAATACGGGTTTGCCGCATTCGGGTGGTATCGCATCATTGTAGGCGGCGTGATTTTGATAATGAGTTGTTTGGGATATAATTTAGAGCTTGTTTGATGAACTTTAAAGAAGGAGAGGTGTTGTATTTTGACAAGCCGTACCGATGGACATCGTTTGCGCTTGTCAATAAAATAAGGTATCACATCAGCCGGAAATTAGGTGTGAAAAAGATAAAGGTAGGACATGCGGGAACGCTCGACCCTTTGGCTACAGGAGTGATGATTATCTGCACAGGGAAAGCGACAAAACGGATTGAAGAGTTCCAGTATCATACTAAGGAATATGTGGCTACGTTGCAATTGGGCGCTACAACCCCTTCGTATGATTTGGAAAAGGAAATCGACGCCACCTATCCTACGGAACACATTACCCGGGAATTGGTAGAAGAAACATTGCAGCGGTTTGTAGGGGCGATAGAACAGATTCCTCCCGCCTTTTCGGCTTGTAAGGTAGACGGGAAACGCGCTTACGAACTGGCACGTAAAGGCGATGAGGTACAATTGAAACCGAAGACTTTGGTAATAGATGAAATCGAATTGTTGGAATGTAATTTGCCTGAGATAAAAATACGCGTGGTATGCAGTAAAGGTACTTATATCCGTGCGTTGGCGCGTGATATTGGTGAAGCGTTGCATAGCGGTGCACATCTGACAGGACTTATCCGTACGCGGGTAGGAGACATTGTTCTGGAAGATTGTATGAAGGTAGAAGATTTTGAAGGCTGGCTGGAGCAGCAAGAAATAGATTTTTAGTTCTTTAGATTTTAAGTTCTTAAGTTCGAAGTCACAAACCCACAAACTTAAAAGCTCAAGAACTTAAAAACTCACAAACTCATAAACTTAAAACTCAAAGATATGAAACTATCACAATTTAAATTCAAGTTGCCGGAAGAAAGAATAGCGTTGCATCCGGTAAAGTACAGAGACGAATCTCGGCTGATGGTGGTACATAAGTCTACGGGAGAAATTGAGCATGTGATATTCAAGGATATCCTGAATTATTTTGATGACCAGGATGTGTTTATTTTCAATGATACAAAAGTATTTCCTGCCCGTTTATATGGAAATAAGGAAAAGACCGGCGCGCGTATTGAAGTTTTCTTATTGCGTGAGTTGAACGAAGAATTGCGTTTATGGGATGTTTTGGTAGACCCTGCCCGGAAAATCCGTATAGGCAATAAGCTTTACTTCGGCGATGATGATTCGATGGTGGCAGAGGTGATAGACAATACGACTTCGCGCGGGCGTACCTTGCGTTTTCTTTATGACGGTCCGCATGATGAATTCAAGAGAGCGCTTTATGCGTTGGGTGAGCCTCCATTGCCTCCCTTTATCCGCCGTCCGGCAGAACCCGAAGATACGGAACGCTTCCAGACCATTTTTGCCAAGAACGAAGGAGCCGTGACCGTTCCGGCTGCAGGATTGCATTTCAGCCGTGAGCTGATGAAACGCATGGAAATTAAAGGGATAAACTTTGCGTTCATTACCATGCATTGCGGATTGGGTTGCTTCCGCGATATCGATGTGGAAGACTTGACCAAGCATAAAATGGATTCGGAACAAATGTTTATCAATGCAGAGGCTTGTAAGATTGTAAATACAGCTAAAGACAACGACCATAAAGTATGCGCGGTAGGTACAAGCGTGATGCGTGCCGTAGAAACGGCTACAGGAACCGACGGGCATTTAAAGGAATATGAAGGTTGGACCAATAAGTTTATCTTTCCGCCATACGACTTTGTGTTGCCCGATGCGATGGTGACCAATTTCCACATGCCTTTATCCACCATGTTGATGTTAACCTGTTCATACGGAGGTTATGAGTTGATTATGGATGCCTATCAGATGGCTTTGAAAGAAGACTACCGTTTCGGAACATACGGGGATGCCATGCTGATTTTGAATAAATGATTATGGCACATGTTTATTTAGGTTTGGGAACGAACTTAGGAGATAAAGCGGCAAATTTACATAGAGCCGTTTGTGGTATAAGCGAGAAGATAGGGAAAGTGCTTTCCCTATCTTCTTTTTATGAAACCGCTCCTTGGGGATTTACGTCGGAAAATAGTTTTCTGAATGCGGCGGTATGTGTTGAAACATCTCTATCGCCATGGGAAGTATTGCATCGGACACAGGAAATAGAGCGCATGTTAGGGCGTACCCAGAAATCAGAAAGAAACGTGTATCACGACCGCATCATCGATATTGACCTTCTGCTATATGATAAGGAGATTATACAGACCCCTGAGCTCACGCTTCCTCATCCCCTTATGCTCCAACGTGAATTTGTGATGAAGCCTTTGCTGGAGATAGCAAGAGAAATCGAACATCCTGGGATTGGGAAAACATTTGGAGAACTGTACGAAGAAATGTGCGGGAAAATATGTTAAATACATCTTCACTTCATCGTTATTCCAAGGAATATGCGTATCTTTGCGCCCGAACTAAAAAGTGGAAAGATTTGAGTAGCTTGCAACCACGGAAAAAAATGCTAAAACACATTTCATCAGATTCTCCCGCATCTTGCGATTCCTACTCTTGTCCGTACACGGCATTTATTAATCCTTTTAATTTATAAAACAGAAATGGGATATTTATTCACATCCGAATCGGTGTC
The Phocaeicola salanitronis DSM 18170 genome window above contains:
- a CDS encoding radical SAM protein, yielding MSTVIYPSPIFGPVHSRRLGVSLGINLLPADGKCCTFDCIYCECGYNKDRRPRLKLPTREEVRRALEQRLMDMRANGPAPDVLTFAGNGEPTLHPHFKEIIEDTIALRDRYFPDAKISVLSNSTQIHRPEVFEALSRVDNNILKLDTVDEAYIGKVDRPTGPYDVSRIIQGMKAFRGNLIIQTMFLKGKTDEGEDVDNTSDAFVLPWLEAVKEIAPRQVMIYTIDRETPDSFLQKATHEELDRIVSLLEQAGIRASASY
- the truB gene encoding tRNA pseudouridine(55) synthase TruB yields the protein MNFKEGEVLYFDKPYRWTSFALVNKIRYHISRKLGVKKIKVGHAGTLDPLATGVMIICTGKATKRIEEFQYHTKEYVATLQLGATTPSYDLEKEIDATYPTEHITRELVEETLQRFVGAIEQIPPAFSACKVDGKRAYELARKGDEVQLKPKTLVIDEIELLECNLPEIKIRVVCSKGTYIRALARDIGEALHSGAHLTGLIRTRVGDIVLEDCMKVEDFEGWLEQQEIDF
- the queA gene encoding tRNA preQ1(34) S-adenosylmethionine ribosyltransferase-isomerase QueA, whose protein sequence is MKLSQFKFKLPEERIALHPVKYRDESRLMVVHKSTGEIEHVIFKDILNYFDDQDVFIFNDTKVFPARLYGNKEKTGARIEVFLLRELNEELRLWDVLVDPARKIRIGNKLYFGDDDSMVAEVIDNTTSRGRTLRFLYDGPHDEFKRALYALGEPPLPPFIRRPAEPEDTERFQTIFAKNEGAVTVPAAGLHFSRELMKRMEIKGINFAFITMHCGLGCFRDIDVEDLTKHKMDSEQMFINAEACKIVNTAKDNDHKVCAVGTSVMRAVETATGTDGHLKEYEGWTNKFIFPPYDFVLPDAMVTNFHMPLSTMLMLTCSYGGYELIMDAYQMALKEDYRFGTYGDAMLILNK
- the nadA gene encoding quinolinate synthase NadA, translating into MRKEEWLKKGYVDEAIPEGVNLKAEIKRLCKEKNAVILGHFYQADEIQEIADFIGDSLALAQWAAKTDADIIVMCGVHFMGETAKILCPDKKVLIPDLNAGCSLADSCPADKLAEFIEANPGHTVISYVNTSAAVKALTDVVVTSTNAKQIVESFPEDQKIIFGPDKNLGNYINAITGRNMLLWDGACHVHEKFSVEKILELKKQYPDAAVLVHPECKGAVAKLADKVASTAGLLKYAMGSEKKDFIVATESGILYEMRKKCPDKHFIPAPPEDSTCACNECNFMRLNTLGKLYNTLKYEWPEVKVEPGIAEKAIIPIQRMLEISSKLGL
- a CDS encoding undecaprenyl-diphosphate phosphatase, which encodes MEGDLNVFQTIIIAIVEGLTEFLPVSSTGHMIITQHVLGVESTEFVKAFTFIIQFGAILSVVCLYWKRFFRLNHTPAPEGASALKRFLHTYDFYWKLFVAFIPAAVLGLLFSDMIDAMLESVIVVAVMLIIGGVFMLFCDKLFGNGSEETKLTEKRAFYIGLFQCISMIPGVSRSMATIVGGMAQKLTRKAAAEFSFFLAVPTMFAATVYKMFKLFMEGGTEIIVSNMEALIIGNAVAFVVAMLAIKFFISFVTKYGFAAFGWYRIIVGGVILIMSCLGYNLELV
- a CDS encoding helix-hairpin-helix domain-containing protein; its protein translation is MLKRMFVFWILGCYVLTPLFAQSDWLEWNEDISAPEDLEDWREKYEELSEIAEHPFNINAITKEELEQLPFLSDKLIENILYYVYKYGPLLTKNELLGVEGMDWQTRKFLTDFIYIGPSENERDKFSWKNLWKYNKQELLTRLDIPFNTKAGYADYDAETLAESPNKRYYGDPFYHNVRYRFQYNKQVYAGLTAEKDAGEPFFSQYNRKGYDAYSGYLFLSNLKRLKALAIGNYKANFGYGLVLNIGSFTMGKGTMNRNRFGQGFTKYTSTGEGEYLQGIAATYQVAKRWQASAFYSFRKQDARVENEFIRSLKTDGYHRLKKDMEKKNTVSNHLTGCNLTYNGKFTEFGLTAVYNHFNKVLNPDARAYNLYYPRGDYFYNVGVNYKFFLHRFTFSGETAMDKSGKIATLNAISYQPGVNTNLLVIHRYYDKRYQSLYGNAFGENSRLQNETGAYLGLETSFLDKFKLLCYGDFFHFFYRRYQVDRDHTSGFDGLFQLSYSPFNSLSMLIKYTYKNKAKNYTSPDETKFVLPYVRQRLRYQCSSVCSEYLSLKGVAEGVMASYNGWEKSKGGYVSGTVKGNIPSISLQASLTGTWFHTQDYDSRIYVYEPGLLYAFSMNSFYGKGTRMAINLKYTWKNRFMIQAKWGWTHYKDRNRIGTDTEEIQGSDKADLQVQVRVKW
- a CDS encoding DUF3098 domain-containing protein, producing the protein MDKKNFAFDKTNFKLLAIGMVVIIIGFLLMSGPGSTETAFEPDIFSVRRIKVAPAVCFLGFVFMIYGILHKPKDQAEDTKSEGK
- a CDS encoding class I SAM-dependent methyltransferase, which produces MNRLHIDTCPLCGKSHFEKVMTCTDHYATNEPFDICRCVACGFLFTQDAPDESEIGRYYESPDYISHTDTRRGLANRLYHYVRQYMLRRKARLIKRCCGLSRGRLLDIGTGTGYFPHFMQERGWRVSAIEKSPQARAFAHEHFDLEADAPEALDTYEAKSFDVVTLWHVMEHLQHLNETWERLYSILDDRGILVIAVPNPTSSDARHYKEMWAAYDVPRHLWHFTPAVMQQFGAKHGFILTERHPMPFDAFYVSMLSEKYRKSGVPFLKGMAEGAEAGLASLMKKERSSSMIYVFQKKVKA
- a CDS encoding DUF4294 domain-containing protein — protein: MKNSLYIVLFVLFAFALKTQAQTSSNGTTLYKVPVIVYKGDTIPCITLRTVYVYPELHFKNKRQRRYYNKLVRDVKKTLPIAKEVNRAVIETYEYLMTLPDEEARNRHIKRVEKGLKEQYTPRMKKLTFAQGKLLIKLINRECNQSSFQLVKAFMGPFKAGFYQTFAALFGASLKKEYHPEDEDKLTERVVVLVENGQL
- a CDS encoding cell division protein FtsX produces the protein MSRRTKASFDMQFITSSISTMLVLVLLGTVVFFVMAANNLSVYVRENIAFSILISDDMKEADILRYQKELNQEAYVKQTSYISKQQALEEQTEAMGTDPAEFLGYNPFTASIEVKLNADYANSDSIAWIKDGILSHKGVLEINYPQDLLDAVNRNIRKVSVVLLGLAALLTLISFALINNTIRLTIYSKRFLIHTMKLVGASWSFIRRPFLMRNVWVGMLAGAAADAALIGLAYALVKYEPDLLAVITPGVMIVVMVSVFIFGVVITSLCALISINRYLRMKTNELYYN
- a CDS encoding RNA methyltransferase, whose protein sequence is MRKLKVTEMNRLTVEEFKEAKKIPLVVVLDDVRSLHNIGAVFRTSDAFLVDCIYLCGITATPPHPEMHKTALGAEYTVDWKYFQHTEDAVNELRTMGYTLFAIEQCEGSILLDKLVLEPDKKYAVVLGNEVKGVKQEVVNLCDGCIEIPQFGTKHSLNVSVTAGIVIWEFACKLI